A window from Planococcus maritimus encodes these proteins:
- a CDS encoding GNAT family N-acetyltransferase produces the protein MFETDRCTVNSLQESDFIDVEKIYGNQEVRKFLGGIRQKDSIRVIVEEMLNSSQDSYYWVVREKYTESFIGLVSLDLHHDEVYQEVSYQFLPYWWGKGYAREVITLIINFALNELHLSTILAETQTANEASCRLLERLGMKLEQTTFRFGAEQAIYSIKSLK, from the coding sequence TTGTTTGAGACAGATAGGTGTACAGTTAATTCTCTTCAAGAATCGGATTTTATCGATGTTGAAAAAATATATGGAAATCAGGAAGTTAGAAAATTTCTAGGCGGAATCCGTCAGAAAGATTCAATTCGAGTAATAGTCGAAGAAATGCTTAACTCCAGCCAAGACTCTTACTATTGGGTTGTGAGAGAAAAATATACAGAGAGTTTTATTGGTTTAGTTTCTCTTGACCTTCACCACGATGAAGTTTATCAAGAGGTTTCATATCAATTTTTACCGTATTGGTGGGGGAAAGGTTATGCTAGAGAAGTAATTACTTTAATAATTAACTTTGCTTTAAATGAGTTACATCTTTCAACAATACTTGCCGAAACCCAAACCGCAAACGAAGCTTCTTGCAGACTCCTAGAGAGACTAGGTATGAAATTAGAACAAACAACTTTTAGGTTCGGAGCCGAGCAAGCTATTTATTCTATTAAATCGTTAAAATAA
- a CDS encoding helix-turn-helix domain-containing protein: protein MEFDLFKNQVRFKIALELIDRDEGLSILELNKLLKEVSQATLYRHVNSMVEDDLLKNVGLNRSGKVEEKLYALNTQAYKISEEEWQSATYNEKIRFVTYFFMYILQGYKNYHESLGINQSQDQSTFSLVKMNLTDDSLSEFQSELSTLMEKYYNMKSLNEGTERTISMVIIP, encoded by the coding sequence ATGGAATTCGATTTATTTAAAAATCAAGTTAGGTTTAAAATCGCTTTGGAATTAATAGATAGAGATGAAGGTTTATCCATTTTGGAACTCAATAAATTGCTGAAAGAAGTATCACAAGCGACGTTATATCGGCACGTAAATTCAATGGTAGAGGACGACTTGTTAAAAAATGTTGGCCTAAATCGCAGCGGTAAAGTTGAAGAGAAATTATATGCCTTAAATACGCAAGCATATAAAATTAGTGAAGAAGAATGGCAGTCTGCCACATACAATGAAAAAATAAGATTTGTTACTTACTTCTTCATGTACATTTTGCAAGGTTATAAAAACTACCACGAAAGTCTCGGCATAAATCAATCTCAGGATCAATCAACATTTTCACTAGTGAAAATGAATTTAACGGATGATTCATTGAGCGAGTTTCAATCGGAATTAAGTACATTAATGGAAAAGTACTACAATATGAAAAGTTTAAATGAAGGCACAGAACGTACGATTTCGATGGTAATCATTCCATAA
- a CDS encoding PLDc N-terminal domain-containing protein has product MNTDITALLEIEWSTILPFLMPVVILNISLIGVALYDWVKRKDLIATPYSWLMAILLVQSLGPILYLVIGRKVIRNDYSQKS; this is encoded by the coding sequence ATGAATACGGATATTACAGCATTACTTGAAATTGAATGGTCTACAATACTTCCTTTTTTAATGCCTGTTGTCATTTTAAATATATCGCTTATTGGAGTTGCTTTATACGATTGGGTCAAAAGGAAGGATTTGATCGCCACACCCTATAGTTGGTTGATGGCCATTCTATTGGTCCAATCGTTGGGACCAATTTTGTATTTAGTCATTGGAAGGAAGGTCATTCGAAATGATTACAGTCAAAAATCTTGA
- a CDS encoding ABC transporter ATP-binding protein, with protein MITVKNLDKTINKRKILSDISFSISRGECVGLLGPNGAGKTILIKCMTGILRYEKGDIQFNSVPIAQHKKNIGYLSQHTDFKSWMTCEESLQFFGKLSGLDDDFLKEHISVVLEEVGLKNKRNYKVEQLSGGMKQRLGIAQAILHQPQLLILDEPVSALDPIGRNEMKKLITRLKKRTTIIISTHILDDASEFCDRYLILKNGLIVGNINAESSKSDRKRILVTVDNSPLPIANFFSPGFKKVEWISKNTLLLTGVEELDLQNVVNDFAHTDLKITSIAFYEKGLEEIFLEMVSDT; from the coding sequence ATGATTACAGTCAAAAATCTTGATAAGACCATTAATAAACGAAAAATTTTAAGCGATATCTCCTTTTCAATTTCTAGGGGGGAATGCGTAGGTTTGTTAGGGCCGAATGGGGCAGGCAAAACGATACTTATTAAATGCATGACTGGAATTTTGCGGTACGAAAAAGGAGACATTCAGTTCAATTCGGTCCCCATTGCACAACATAAGAAGAACATTGGCTATCTGTCACAACATACAGATTTCAAGTCGTGGATGACCTGCGAGGAATCACTGCAGTTCTTTGGAAAGTTATCAGGGCTCGACGATGATTTTTTAAAAGAGCATATTTCGGTCGTTTTAGAAGAAGTCGGGCTAAAAAACAAAAGAAATTATAAAGTGGAACAATTATCCGGTGGAATGAAACAGCGTCTTGGGATTGCACAAGCCATTTTGCACCAACCCCAGTTATTAATCTTGGATGAACCGGTTTCTGCTTTAGACCCCATCGGTAGAAATGAAATGAAAAAGTTAATCACCCGATTAAAGAAGCGCACAACCATTATCATTTCGACGCATATTTTGGATGATGCCAGTGAATTTTGCGATCGATACCTCATTTTAAAAAACGGACTGATTGTTGGAAACATAAACGCTGAATCTTCGAAATCAGACCGGAAAAGAATACTGGTGACAGTTGACAATTCACCCCTACCAATCGCGAATTTTTTCAGTCCAGGTTTTAAGAAAGTTGAATGGATATCAAAGAACACTCTTCTGTTAACGGGAGTTGAAGAACTGGACTTGCAGAACGTAGTCAACGATTTTGCCCATACAGATCTTAAGATTACTTCCATCGCGTTTTATGAAAAAGGGTTAGAAGAAATTTTTCTAGAGATGGTGTCGGACACATGA
- a CDS encoding ABC transporter permease, with protein sequence MTKFYTLARTELVEAMKEFKFIWLTLFFVILGITQPLINKYMEVILKNVGGTDGITIDPNRPVPSSAEVLLSTISGQFNQIGLIILIISFMGLIAADRNSGMQDFILTRPVSLQSYLLSKLASHWMISMFSISIGAVVSYLYTVLLFGTFSFSSFLFFLILYSFWILYVVSLAILISTFVKSPILITVATILVSMACILLKGFNHLVFQLSPGGILNLAEQQLLSIQDLNYFSIGTCFFFISCNISLAYLKIKNS encoded by the coding sequence ATGACAAAATTTTATACATTAGCGCGCACGGAACTCGTAGAAGCCATGAAAGAATTTAAGTTCATCTGGTTAACGCTGTTTTTCGTCATTCTCGGTATAACTCAACCTTTGATTAATAAATACATGGAAGTCATTCTCAAAAATGTAGGTGGAACCGATGGCATCACAATCGATCCAAACAGACCGGTTCCCTCCTCTGCCGAAGTGCTTCTGTCCACAATTTCCGGTCAGTTCAATCAAATCGGTCTTATCATTTTAATTATTAGTTTTATGGGGCTGATTGCAGCTGACCGCAACAGTGGCATGCAAGATTTTATTTTAACCCGGCCCGTTTCACTTCAGTCCTACCTCTTATCCAAACTGGCAAGCCATTGGATGATTAGTATGTTTAGTATCTCCATCGGTGCGGTGGTTTCTTATCTCTACACCGTGCTATTATTCGGGACTTTCTCTTTTTCAAGCTTTCTTTTCTTCCTGATTTTATACAGCTTTTGGATTCTATATGTGGTGAGTTTAGCCATTTTGATTAGTACGTTCGTTAAGAGCCCCATACTCATTACAGTCGCAACCATTCTCGTATCCATGGCTTGTATCCTACTTAAAGGATTCAATCACCTTGTATTTCAGCTTTCACCAGGTGGCATTTTAAACTTGGCTGAGCAACAATTACTGTCGATTCAAGACTTGAATTACTTCAGTATCGGAACTTGTTTCTTTTTTATTTCATGCAATATTTCCTTGGCCTACCTGAAAATAAAAAACTCATAA
- a CDS encoding rhodanese-like domain-containing protein: MKRLISLLMLAMLVLAACGNGEYETIAIEEVAAKQEAGYMVLDVREPYEYEEAHIIGAENKPLSTLREEEFSGLSKDQPYVIICQSGNRSKEASAILQDAGYELVNVSEGMSSWEGEVE, encoded by the coding sequence ATGAAAAGACTAATAAGCTTATTGATGCTGGCTATGCTGGTACTTGCAGCGTGCGGCAATGGCGAATACGAAACGATCGCCATTGAAGAAGTGGCAGCGAAGCAAGAAGCGGGCTACATGGTGCTTGATGTACGAGAGCCATATGAGTACGAAGAGGCGCATATTATCGGAGCGGAAAACAAACCGCTCAGCACGCTTCGAGAAGAGGAATTTTCCGGCTTGTCGAAAGACCAACCATATGTAATCATTTGCCAATCAGGCAACCGTTCCAAAGAAGCGAGCGCGATTTTACAGGACGCCGGATATGAGCTAGTGAATGTATCGGAAGGCATGTCGTCCTGGGAAGGCGAAGTGGAGTAA
- a CDS encoding tetratricopeptide repeat protein, whose translation MMATVHIETADDLVRVIGELWEKKSLRAAKEFLAAIPNEEEFYRLIRMADESDLYGYSNLLATASYKRFGTLRSYAWHCVRFMENGRSLEAEEKILARLQGIHADAYEDMELVHAHHLLMKVYCQLNRIPEAAEQLARIEELGGARPDQQAFFAIHSGDWDGAENILVEALPDTKSRWSTSIRLLYADLLAMRGAPERSLELLMRAADEFPNVHAFRTEQVSRLHQLGRYEQSLTEMEAAIKRNPYHSRKKLFIHLSAHCLYELERFDELTVWIAQHPRDLKDSLYTKTEINPNGVHKKLSLTPEVQKLNYCVPASLALILQAFGQSQTQDDIAAHVFDVTGSKLQTTVTYMESLGFSARYFKGTIDQYKTFIDAGIPILLSMMIENSAHVQVVIGYDDRLQALVIQDPNDLGPYLVAYNEVQKEFRMTDSLSLAFVDDDRLDLLESLNEADHRFFTKIYELLDVEPINETPFVEFLERHKDQRYAAVIGLTMALAGQSLEWHERWLAELRADFGAHDAELELLEAHLYFQKDQGRKALAALKEPAHAKSPYALFLRAAIFMNEGKVEQAMPLLKRSIELDHYQPLAYSHLARCYLEGGRIFQAYKWSQIATGQLPEDLYAQITHALIQYEYGAVEQAYRRFAKLSEQHPDDGYFFYEMGRCQQALDQTEKALEDYRRALALDAQQPFAYLRMAELFMENENWQEAQKIIEKGLENEQDQDIFHVYLGHIAIEQQDFKTAESAYRRAYELDPKDLFTPVHIAHALYGQQRNAEALALLKQRLAQADAGYRLRSADLILEQSEDPISAGEAMTIIEDGFELVEGEDLFMLAERYSELGEVPSLRHRVIGGLKELRKSGNPYILCLEAELHELAGNSRFAKHLYEAAGNFPLALVKQGQLAEAVGDTERAAVLYERAADQEAGYAPALGGLVRSYRESGNVPKAFAAALDFIAAEPLSAVLPDLVQFAASPSDIEKLSRLLDRIEDQVPAEWSYAARAHVCEAAGDFDQAETLFLQASQEPNAFPSRFQYMQFLNRQGQHKRALDHLKELLILTPEEEELYSEYVLTLEALGKIPFLKRNLQKWLSPDAQADAYVLAAEQLMNRLEQLEEEPPSGIIKRIRHHSKRMMFASAIITLCETAAKLAPDSEDAAIQLAQFYLNRDMAKEAVEELKPYAKTRTPGEAQRMLMFAELQLAEANGSPKQYEKLMKRFRAYEETMPLDAELLAWWSEALEITEDIPGALEKLDAAIVLEPFNPDLYIRKWNALESLDCDKRIELEDSLPEEMHYAEWLILTRAASYSTKRHGQRAKELLQPLLEDMPGFAPAQYEMARAQAARHQPFAAKAILKELLETEEASAIWEMAVEEDLFATFIVELTSP comes from the coding sequence ATGATGGCGACTGTTCACATCGAGACGGCGGATGATTTGGTCCGGGTCATTGGAGAGTTATGGGAAAAGAAATCGTTGCGGGCGGCAAAGGAATTTTTGGCGGCCATTCCAAATGAAGAGGAATTTTACCGCTTGATCCGCATGGCCGATGAGTCGGATTTGTATGGCTATAGCAACTTGCTAGCAACAGCGAGTTACAAACGTTTTGGCACTTTGCGTTCTTATGCATGGCATTGCGTGCGCTTTATGGAAAATGGCCGCAGCTTGGAAGCGGAAGAAAAGATATTGGCGCGATTGCAAGGTATACATGCGGATGCTTATGAAGACATGGAATTGGTCCATGCGCATCATTTATTGATGAAAGTCTATTGCCAGTTGAACCGCATCCCGGAAGCGGCTGAGCAATTGGCACGCATCGAAGAGCTCGGCGGGGCACGCCCGGACCAGCAAGCGTTTTTTGCGATTCACAGCGGAGACTGGGACGGCGCGGAAAACATACTTGTCGAGGCGTTGCCGGACACAAAGAGCCGGTGGAGCACGAGCATCCGCTTGCTTTATGCAGATCTCTTGGCGATGCGCGGGGCACCGGAGCGTTCGCTTGAATTATTGATGCGTGCTGCCGATGAATTTCCGAACGTCCATGCGTTTCGCACAGAACAGGTCAGCAGGCTGCATCAGCTGGGGCGTTACGAACAAAGCCTGACAGAAATGGAAGCGGCGATCAAACGGAATCCATACCATTCACGCAAAAAGCTATTCATCCATCTATCGGCTCATTGCTTGTATGAATTGGAACGTTTCGATGAGTTAACCGTCTGGATTGCCCAGCATCCGCGCGATTTGAAAGACAGCTTGTACACAAAAACGGAAATCAACCCGAATGGAGTGCATAAAAAACTGTCGTTGACGCCTGAAGTGCAGAAGCTCAATTATTGCGTCCCGGCTTCGTTAGCGCTCATTTTGCAAGCGTTCGGGCAATCACAGACGCAAGACGATATCGCGGCGCACGTCTTTGATGTGACCGGTTCGAAATTACAGACAACAGTGACGTATATGGAATCGCTCGGCTTTTCGGCGCGTTATTTTAAAGGCACAATCGACCAGTATAAAACCTTCATCGATGCAGGCATCCCGATTTTGCTCAGCATGATGATCGAAAACAGCGCGCATGTGCAAGTGGTGATTGGATATGACGACCGTCTACAAGCGCTCGTCATTCAAGATCCGAATGATTTAGGGCCGTATTTGGTGGCGTATAATGAAGTGCAAAAAGAGTTCCGCATGACCGATTCGTTGAGCCTAGCGTTTGTGGATGATGACCGACTCGATTTGCTTGAGAGCTTGAATGAGGCAGACCATCGCTTTTTCACGAAAATCTACGAACTGCTGGATGTCGAACCAATTAACGAAACGCCGTTTGTGGAATTTTTGGAGCGCCATAAAGACCAGCGCTACGCAGCAGTCATCGGTTTGACGATGGCACTTGCCGGCCAGTCCCTCGAATGGCACGAACGCTGGCTAGCCGAGCTGCGGGCAGACTTTGGGGCACATGACGCTGAGCTGGAATTACTGGAAGCTCATCTGTATTTCCAAAAAGACCAAGGCCGTAAAGCGCTAGCTGCCTTAAAAGAGCCTGCCCATGCGAAAAGCCCGTATGCCTTGTTTTTGCGAGCGGCCATTTTCATGAATGAAGGCAAAGTCGAACAAGCGATGCCGTTACTGAAACGCTCGATTGAACTCGATCATTACCAGCCACTCGCTTATAGCCATTTGGCTCGCTGTTATTTAGAAGGCGGGCGCATTTTCCAGGCCTATAAATGGTCGCAAATCGCGACCGGGCAATTGCCGGAAGATCTGTACGCCCAAATTACGCACGCCCTTATCCAATACGAATACGGAGCGGTCGAACAGGCCTACCGCCGTTTTGCAAAATTAAGCGAGCAGCATCCAGACGATGGCTATTTCTTCTACGAAATGGGCCGCTGTCAGCAAGCGCTCGATCAAACAGAGAAAGCACTGGAAGATTACCGTCGTGCACTCGCCTTGGACGCGCAGCAGCCATTTGCGTATTTGCGCATGGCGGAGCTGTTCATGGAGAACGAGAACTGGCAAGAAGCGCAAAAGATTATCGAGAAAGGCTTGGAAAATGAGCAGGATCAAGACATTTTTCACGTTTACCTGGGCCATATCGCCATCGAGCAGCAAGATTTCAAAACGGCGGAATCAGCTTACCGGCGGGCGTATGAACTTGATCCTAAAGATCTGTTCACTCCCGTTCACATTGCACACGCCTTATACGGCCAACAGCGGAATGCAGAAGCGCTGGCTTTATTGAAACAGAGATTGGCACAAGCGGATGCCGGCTATCGCTTGCGTTCCGCTGATTTGATTCTGGAACAATCAGAAGATCCTATATCTGCCGGTGAAGCGATGACAATCATTGAAGACGGCTTTGAGCTTGTTGAGGGGGAAGACCTGTTTATGCTCGCTGAACGTTATAGTGAGTTAGGGGAGGTGCCAAGTTTGCGTCACCGCGTTATTGGCGGATTGAAAGAGTTGCGCAAGAGCGGAAATCCATATATTCTTTGTTTGGAAGCAGAACTCCACGAACTGGCGGGCAATTCACGGTTTGCCAAGCATCTGTATGAGGCCGCCGGGAATTTTCCGCTGGCACTCGTCAAGCAAGGGCAACTTGCCGAAGCGGTTGGGGACACAGAACGCGCTGCGGTATTATACGAGCGAGCGGCTGATCAGGAAGCGGGCTATGCACCGGCGCTTGGTGGCTTGGTGCGCAGCTACCGAGAATCTGGAAATGTGCCGAAAGCTTTTGCTGCGGCACTCGATTTTATCGCTGCGGAACCTTTGTCTGCTGTACTGCCGGACTTGGTACAGTTTGCCGCAAGCCCGTCCGATATTGAAAAATTGAGCCGCTTGCTCGACCGGATCGAAGACCAAGTGCCAGCTGAGTGGTCGTATGCTGCACGGGCCCATGTCTGTGAAGCTGCGGGCGACTTCGATCAAGCAGAGACTTTGTTTTTGCAAGCAAGTCAAGAACCGAACGCGTTCCCGTCGCGTTTCCAATACATGCAATTTTTGAATCGACAAGGCCAGCATAAACGGGCCTTGGATCATCTCAAAGAATTGCTTATACTGACGCCAGAAGAGGAAGAATTATACAGCGAGTACGTGCTGACACTCGAAGCGCTCGGGAAAATCCCATTCCTTAAACGAAATTTGCAGAAGTGGCTCTCTCCGGACGCCCAGGCTGATGCATATGTACTGGCGGCAGAGCAATTGATGAACCGGCTCGAACAGCTGGAAGAAGAACCGCCAAGCGGCATTATCAAGCGCATACGCCACCACAGCAAGCGCATGATGTTCGCGAGCGCCATCATCACGCTGTGCGAAACCGCAGCCAAGCTAGCGCCGGATAGCGAAGACGCAGCCATCCAGCTGGCGCAATTTTATTTGAACCGCGATATGGCGAAAGAAGCAGTCGAGGAATTAAAACCTTACGCCAAAACAAGGACGCCAGGAGAAGCGCAGCGCATGCTGATGTTTGCGGAACTTCAATTGGCAGAAGCGAACGGCAGCCCGAAACAATACGAAAAGCTCATGAAGCGCTTTAGGGCATACGAGGAAACGATGCCGCTGGACGCAGAACTATTAGCGTGGTGGAGTGAAGCTTTGGAAATTACAGAGGATATTCCGGGAGCACTCGAAAAATTGGATGCTGCCATTGTACTGGAGCCGTTCAATCCAGACCTTTATATTCGTAAATGGAATGCCTTAGAATCGTTGGATTGCGACAAACGCATCGAACTCGAAGACAGTTTACCCGAAGAAATGCATTACGCGGAATGGTTGATCCTCACACGGGCAGCGAGCTATTCGACAAAACGCCACGGACAGCGGGCGAAAGAGTTGCTTCAACCCTTGCTCGAGGACATGCCGGGCTTTGCGCCGGCACAGTATGAGATGGCGCGCGCACAAGCTGCACGGCATCAGCCTTTTGCCGCAAAGGCAATTCTAAAGGAACTACTCGAAACAGAAGAGGCTTCCGCGATTTGGGAGATGGCAGTGGAAGAGGACCTATTCGCTACATTTATTGTGGAGCTGACTAGTCCATAA
- a CDS encoding N(5)-(carboxyethyl)ornithine synthase produces MGFVISRKNNEKRRAILPADLKQVAHPERLYFEQGYGDVLGLPDEDYRAMGVNISTRDEVLSCDAIVDVKLGFADYFDQLEEGKLLIGWAHAIQDVKFTDGAIAGKHTVVAWEELFEGGRYIFYRNREVAGEAAVLQAYQHCGKMPYETRVAILGNGHTAKGAMRILHGLGAEVDVYGRRSEALFREKMVDYDVLVNCIMWDTTRTDRIIYREDLKRLKKGAMIIDVSCDPELEIETSTPTTIDNPVYTIDGVVHYAVDNTPAMFPHTITKVLSTGFAPMLDELLDGHISEMVQNAIVIEKGIIKDQRITEFRQARGLTVS; encoded by the coding sequence ATGGGTTTTGTAATTAGCCGTAAGAATAACGAGAAGCGGCGGGCGATTTTGCCGGCAGATTTGAAGCAGGTGGCACATCCGGAGCGTTTGTATTTTGAGCAGGGCTACGGCGATGTGCTCGGCTTGCCGGATGAGGATTATCGTGCGATGGGCGTTAACATTTCCACGCGTGATGAGGTCTTGTCTTGTGATGCGATTGTCGATGTGAAATTGGGCTTTGCGGATTATTTCGATCAATTGGAAGAAGGCAAGTTGTTGATCGGTTGGGCGCATGCGATCCAGGATGTGAAGTTCACGGATGGCGCCATCGCTGGCAAGCATACGGTCGTTGCTTGGGAAGAGTTATTCGAAGGCGGGCGTTATATTTTCTATCGCAACCGCGAAGTGGCCGGGGAAGCGGCAGTGCTTCAGGCGTATCAGCATTGTGGCAAGATGCCGTATGAGACGCGTGTCGCGATTCTCGGAAACGGCCATACGGCGAAAGGCGCGATGCGCATCCTTCATGGACTCGGTGCAGAAGTGGACGTTTACGGCCGCCGCTCTGAGGCTTTGTTCCGCGAGAAGATGGTCGATTATGATGTGCTCGTCAATTGCATCATGTGGGACACGACACGTACTGACCGCATCATCTATCGCGAAGATTTGAAGCGCTTGAAAAAAGGCGCGATGATTATCGACGTCAGCTGCGACCCGGAACTTGAGATCGAGACGTCGACACCGACGACGATCGACAACCCGGTCTATACAATAGACGGCGTTGTCCATTATGCCGTAGACAACACGCCGGCGATGTTCCCGCACACCATCACCAAAGTGCTTAGCACCGGTTTTGCGCCGATGCTGGATGAGTTGCTTGATGGCCATATTTCCGAAATGGTCCAAAACGCCATCGTCATCGAAAAAGGCATCATCAAAGACCAGCGCATCACCGAATTCCGCCAAGCGCGAGGATTGACGGTCTCCTAA
- a CDS encoding REP-associated tyrosine transposase, with amino-acid sequence MTRRRQFNPDSYYHVIMRGNNRQPIFGTPEDMNELKRAFFYTHKRYPFTILAWCFMTNHYHILIKPKEDSLSKIMAMINRRYSHSYSKRYNHVGRIYQKRYFAKEIASAYGLLVVSSYIHRNPIQTSTPLVKRLAQYPYSSFPYYWDEHVPAPPYLDRHFLSSIMPYPHDKTNAAYCQYCLKYKQEVEEDNDVSLCTTQFRNPYS; translated from the coding sequence ATGACCCGCAGACGCCAGTTCAATCCAGATTCTTATTACCACGTCATCATGCGCGGCAACAACCGGCAACCGATTTTCGGCACACCAGAAGACATGAACGAATTGAAGCGAGCTTTTTTCTACACACATAAGCGCTACCCGTTCACCATTCTCGCCTGGTGTTTCATGACCAACCATTATCACATTTTGATTAAACCGAAAGAAGATTCGCTCAGCAAAATCATGGCCATGATCAACCGTCGCTATAGCCACTCGTACAGCAAACGCTACAATCACGTCGGACGCATTTACCAAAAACGTTACTTCGCGAAGGAAATCGCATCGGCGTATGGCTTGTTGGTCGTCAGCAGCTACATCCACCGCAACCCCATTCAAACTTCTACCCCGCTGGTGAAACGGCTCGCGCAGTATCCGTACAGCTCGTTTCCGTATTACTGGGACGAACATGTTCCAGCTCCGCCCTATTTGGACCGCCACTTTCTTTCTTCCATCATGCCTTATCCCCACGACAAAACGAATGCCGCTTATTGCCAATACTGCTTGAAGTATAAGCAGGAAGTGGAAGAAGATAATGACGTGTCCCTGTGCACCACACAATTCCGCAATCCCTATTCTTAG